TATAAGGCGTACTGTGTCGTCGATGCTTCCGGCAACTGGAGCAAAATGGCAACCGATATCACCATCGCACGCGTCGCCCAGGCGGGAGCAATCCCGACAGATACCTTCGCCATCGTCGGCGAACTGATGCGAACCTGGAACCGCGCGGAAGGCTCGCAGTTTGCCGAAATTCTTTCAGATCATATTTCACCGGAATACAAATGCCTGATCGAAAGCTTCACAAAAGCGCAGGCAGTGGTCAACGAAGGTCCGGAGACGAAGATGGACAAGTTCCAATAGGCGAAAACTAAGGGCTAAGTGGTCTGGTCTCGTTCTTTCTCGATCCGACCACTTATATTTTTACTGGAGTCCGCTTCATCCTGCTGGGGTTCAACCACAATTGGATCTGTTGCTGAATCAATGTTTTTGGTCTTATGCATTTGCTGGCCCAGTTCTTTGAGCTCTTCGACCGTTTTTGCGCGCCGGGCCTGTTCGGCTTTTTGCTGTTTGACGGCGGGGTCAATGCATCCAAGACACAGGATAATCATCAAAAAGATGAGAGAAGTGTGATGCATTTGGTTTCGTCTTTCATGACAAAGTGGAAGTAGATGAGGCGATTTGTTGATCACATTGACAAGGGTCCGCCATCAATGAATCGACGTTTTTATCGTGATTCGTCAGGAATCTTTCTATTTATACGTCATGCTGGGACAGTGTCCTGTGTAAATATAGTATCACAATTGAGAAGATCATAGTGGAGCAGGTTCATAAAATTATCGAGACCAACTTTCTTAATGCCTTTCAAAACCAGGCTGTTCGCGAATGCTCAAAAATCTCCAGTTTCGTCAAGTGCGGTCCGCCATGCAAGGAAGTTACCGGCTGGCCACGGTTGAGCCAAATCACAGCACCATTGCCTGTTGCCTCTCGCGGATTACAGATTGATGGAAATCAGTCCGATATTGTATTACGTATGGATGTGTCGTTTTCGTTAAGCAGGAAAAAGGACGGATTGAACTCCTGAAGTCGAGAAATTGCTTCCCGTATCAGTGTTTCATTCCGTTTGGAGTACACAGACTTTGGCACAAACAACATGGCAATCGCATTCCGTGACTCTTTGAGTTCTGTCAGGCTGGAATAGATACTGAAGTGTTCTGACAGATTCCTTTGTACGAGCGAAGATCCGCCACAATGGGGGCAGCGAAGGAACCAAACCTGTGGCCCTGAAGGTTCGTGTACGGCACACCGATCACACGACTCGCGCCCGCAATCTGTGCAGGCAAACAGACGATCCTCGCCAGCGCGTTGAAGCTCGCCGTAAGGGGTATCGCATTGCTCACAATGCTGTCGGGACATGATAATTTAGTCCAGATTTATCGAGACCAGACCCTTTATACTAATTTGGGAACCTATTTCAATTCATCCCAATTGATGTCGTTTCCATCGTCTATCTGGATTAGATGTTTCAATGTTTCTGGAGTAATGGATGAAGGAATTCGTTTCACACTACCATCAGCTAGAAGGATTTGTAGAAAATCGTCTGATTGTATACCGATTACTTTCGCTGGATTTTGGGGTACAAGTGGAAGGTCAACTGGTCTTGTCCAGGGAACGGCTTTAGACGGCCCTGCAGAAACGAACAGAATGGTTTTTGATAATCCATCTTTGAAATCTTCAAGTTTGGGACCTAGTCCTCCTGAAAAGGGAGTTCCTTTTCCGGTAAAGGTCATATAAGTTGTATAGCCATCCTGTTTGACTCCGTCACTTTTAAAGACCTTCGGCATTTTGTTGAGGAGTGTTTTATTATGCGGGCTATCCCAAGGCTCATTTGTGTGAAATTCTTTGTAGAGTTCCTGTTCTCCCAGAAAGGGTAGAATGTGAACACGCCAGCTTAACAAAGCTTTACCATCGACCAGTTGATTCTCTGTTGGCGAAATGCGGCCATACACAGATTCAAATTGAATCATTGCCAGCCCGATAATTCTCAGATCGTTAACCTTTAACATGCGTCGGCGGCTGTCCTGTTGGAATTTTTTTTGTTTCATCGTGAGCGTGCGGGGCTTGGGAGCTGGTCTAATATATCGAAGAGCAGTCTTGTTAAGATCCGGATCCGATCCATCAGCAGGTTGAATCAGTTTTTGCCAAATTTCATCGCCCATATTTGGATTCATAAGACGAACCGTCCCATCACAGAAAAGAGCCATTCGTTCGGTAGAAGGCGGCCCAGATGCTTTAACTGGGTTTGTGAATGATAACTCTTCCGGATTGGTCCATACCACGGCCTGGTCAGGCCCCGTTTCCAGAATCAGCAATGTATTACTCATGCCATCAGTAATATCACGGGGTTGTGTCGTCTGACCTGCAGCAAAGATGGATGTAGGAACTTTGTTTCCCTCCGTATTCGTTATCCAGGAACCCTGGAAGCCACGAAAACGCGTTCGGTTGGTCGCAAGAGGGCTATCGGGGGAACGGTAGACATCTGGCATCTGTTTTGCGAGCGGCGCATTCGCAGGGCTGTCCCATGATTCATCTAGCTTAAATCGATCATAGAGATTCTGTTTGCCAAGATAAGGCAGGAGGTGAACTCGCCAACTTAGCTTCAAATCACCTTGTTGATCATAATACTCCGGATGCTTCTTGATATCTGGAAGGTAATATGGATTTTGGAATTTTACAAAAGCAAGATTCAGTTGCCAAAGTGACTGTTGTACCTTGGCCTGCCGTTTGATTAGGGCATCTGTTGAAGTTGACTGAGCATGAGTGGTGTAACAGTATCGACAGACTACTAGAAGACAGATGGCCAAAATAAGAAGTCGTGGTAGACTGATTTCTCTGAGACGATTCATGGAAACATTACAGACTTTTAATTTTTTTGTGAATGGGGATAAATGGTATATTTTGCCATTTATTTTAGTATAACTCTAAAATAATTGAAAATGTGCTTGGACTCTTAAAACCAACTTAATGTTTCTTTTGTTGGCGTCTGAGGACTGGAAAATGATTTGCTTCAAGCAGGCAATAGACTGTCAGTGCGATTTCCCATTTGGGTTGAGCCTGGAACCCCTCAATTCATATTTCTTTTACTATTCCAAATCACCCTCTCCCCAATTTGGAGAGAGGCCAAAAGAAAGTAAAAACACAACAGTCACACCTCATCACCAGGTTTTTCTTCCAGTGACGGAAGCAACTCTTCCTCCGGCGGCGTTTCTTTCCTGGTAATTAACCAGGCATACTCGGGCAGCCAGCGGGCTTTGTGGGCGCTGATCAGGAATGCGAGCAATAATGCGCCTACTGACCAGAGGAACGCAATCACCGCCGATTGATCCAGCATGCGCGTTGCCAGCCGAAATCCGTAGGTCGCGCTGGTGTAGAGCAGAATACTCAACGTCGCGGCGAACGAATACGTAAACCAGCGATTCGACCAGAGCCGGGCAATCAGCAGACAGCCCGCGGCCCACGTGGCGACATATGTCAGTCGCCAGGCCAGCGGGATTTCCATGGCACGCTCATTCAGAATCACAACAACCGCGACCAGGGGGACCAGCAGCGCACTGGCACATTGCAGCACGCGACTGAAGTCATCCTTCATCGCCAGCCCCAACACAAGTGTTGAGATCCACAACAGATGAAAACAGGTCGTGAACCGGTACTCGAACAGCACCGTGTCCGGAATCACCAGCCAGATCCCGGCTGTCGCCGCCAGCACACCCACGGTACAGAGACCGGAGGAACGTCTATGGAGTCCCAGCATCAGCAGCACGATTCCATCCAGGAGCAACGGCCAGGCAGTCGGTTCAATCAGCGTCCGCGAACCCAGCGTCTGCGGCCCCACAATCGAGAGCAACGCCACAGCTCCCAGGCCGGCTGCCATCGCGCCCGGCACACGTCGCACCGCTGCCAGCAGATAAAAGCCGATTAACAACCAGATGGTCAGCCAGATCGGTCCGCCCAGCACGTCCGTCACTTTGAAAAGAAAACCCGTATGAACCCGCCCCGTCGTCGCCGGCATCGCCAGCAACAGTAATAACGGCGAAAAGCGGATCACGCCTGCCTGAAAGGTTTTATTCTTCGTCACCAGACTGCCTTCCAGCAACAGCAGGAGCAGGACAAAGCCGAGCGGTATCAGAAAATAGAAGCCCCACAACGTATCAAAGGAAATGAGTCGGGGTCCGCTTCCCGAGGTAATCCACATGGGACCGGCTGGCCCGAAGGTAAGACACAGCGCAAACGAGCGCAGACTGACACAGGCGGCAAACATGCCAAACGCAATCCAGGGAAACCACGGCCAGCCCCAGGGAGTCCCGTTTCCTCTGACATACGAGACACCGCCGCGGATGGCTGGCAGCAGAAACAAAAACAGAATCGAACCGACCACAGGGAACAGAAACAGCGTCCATTCAAGTTCGGCAGCCGAACGCGGATGCATTTCCGGGGAACACCACCAGGGAGCGAAATAAAACAACGCCAGGAACAGGTGATAAGGAATCCGATAGCGGGCGCCCAGGCGAATGCCGGCTCCCCACAGAACGGCTTCGGAAACCAGCGCCGAAAACAGAAAGCCGCCGATCATTAACGTCATTCCCTGATCGGGAGTAATCCGCGAAAACAGATCATCCATACTCACAGAAACGCCGAGAAACAGCAGCAGCAACAGCAGCAGAATCGAGCGGGCATCTTCCCAGACCTTGCCCCAGCGGACAATCAACACGCCGATTCCTGCCAGTAGCAGGGTATAGCCGGCGAGGACTCCCATCATGATCCAACAGTTGATCGAACCGATCTCAATGATTCCGTAAGCAGACCGCACGGCGAACAACATCAATACCGCACTTATGACATAGAACGGATTATGGTTGTAGAGGTAACGCAGGACCGAGCGGTGAGAAGCAGACGCAGACATGACAGCCTCCTCTCAAGAAATGAAAATAAATAAGACCCCAAGAACAGGGGATAAAAAGACAGGTTCACTTCTTATAGAAACTGCAGTGTAACAGATTTGTTTGAACAGTGACAGAAAATTCTGAAAGGGCAGGCTGCAGGCAGGGCTGATCAAGTCAAGGATCACCAAAGAAAAAAGGACCATCTTTGCATGAGATGATCCCGTGAGACAGTTGTCGTTCTTGAAAGTGAACCTGGTGATTCAGCATTTAAACAGATGAAACAGGGAATAACAGTGGACCATCCCTTCAGGACCGAACAGCGCGAGGAAGAGGACCCCCGGATGTTCGAACTGGATCTGGCCGGTCGTGCCTTCACTTTTCCAGTAGACTCCCCCCTGCCTGGTAAAGTCGTCCTGATCGGTAATCGCGCGAAAGACCCGCATTGTGGACGGCGACAGTCTCTCCTCCCGGGACTTTCTCTCCTCCTGGAACTCTCTTTCCGGATTGCCATAAGCAGAAGTAAAAAACACGGCACGATTGGTCTTCGGTGCCTGAAACGATACCTTCTCCAGGAAGTAGTATTGAAATGGATTTTCAATCGCCCGTTTCAGCTCCTTATCGATCTGATTTGCATCCGCTTCCGATTGCTGATCGGGAGCCGGTGGATGGTTTGATGCCTGATTGGGTTTCGCGGCTGCTTCGCTGTCCGATCCCCTGGTTGCGATGACTCCGGCACCAGTGGCAACAATGCCAAGCCCCGCCACCATTTTCACAGCATCTCTTCGACTCAGATTACTCATGAACGCCTCCCGCAGGCACGTGTCGGCACGCAAAAGATCAATGTGCCCTGTACTGCCTGGTCAATGTAAAAGAAGAAAAACAATAATATAAAGTCTGAATAAAGAAATCATATCAGGCTGCTGGCGCAGATCAACGGGAGTTTCCCCCCAGGATGAGTCCCGCGGACGAGGCATGACACGATCAGAAGACCCACGCACGCGTTACGTTTTCAGTCCCGATCACAGCAATCTCCTCAGGATCCCTGAATCTTGTGTTGCATCCCTGAAGAAAATGATATAATCCACACATCAACTCCAGTTTATGCGAATCACAGCGAGGTTGAGGATGGACGAATTCCAGATGAACCGCAGGCAGGCCCTGATTGCGAGTGGCTTAGGGACCCTCAGTCTCGGCATGCCGGGCATGGTCATGGGGAGCGACAAA
The sequence above is a segment of the Gimesia algae genome. Coding sequences within it:
- a CDS encoding DUF1559 family PulG-like putative transporter yields the protein MNRLREISLPRLLILAICLLVVCRYCYTTHAQSTSTDALIKRQAKVQQSLWQLNLAFVKFQNPYYLPDIKKHPEYYDQQGDLKLSWRVHLLPYLGKQNLYDRFKLDESWDSPANAPLAKQMPDVYRSPDSPLATNRTRFRGFQGSWITNTEGNKVPTSIFAAGQTTQPRDITDGMSNTLLILETGPDQAVVWTNPEELSFTNPVKASGPPSTERMALFCDGTVRLMNPNMGDEIWQKLIQPADGSDPDLNKTALRYIRPAPKPRTLTMKQKKFQQDSRRRMLKVNDLRIIGLAMIQFESVYGRISPTENQLVDGKALLSWRVHILPFLGEQELYKEFHTNEPWDSPHNKTLLNKMPKVFKSDGVKQDGYTTYMTFTGKGTPFSGGLGPKLEDFKDGLSKTILFVSAGPSKAVPWTRPVDLPLVPQNPAKVIGIQSDDFLQILLADGSVKRIPSSITPETLKHLIQIDDGNDINWDELK